From the genome of Nicotiana sylvestris chromosome 1, ASM39365v2, whole genome shotgun sequence:
AACCAACACATACCCCCTAATCTCCATAAAGAGCACAAGCAggtaatgaagcataaagaagtctgATACTGCaagctcatgccacatatgtgcacacaatatACAGAAAAGAGAAGCCAAAGGAACATAGTATTGTACAAGCAATGAAAGGGAAACTGTTTCATTAATGTTTACATTggactaagtaaatcaggagcaGTACTAGTTAAGATCAACATGCCATCAtaccaaacaaaaaaacaaaagtaaaacagCCACCACAGAACGTTGGACCAAAAGCAACTTGACGCTAAGAGGATCCTAGGAAACACTGGAGGAATGAGGCTTAGAGGAAGAGGCAACAgtggttttgagaaccaggtctaGTCTAGCATTTGCAGCCAGTTGTTCTTCAAGTAATTGAACCCGTAgtttctcattttactttctcatTCGGTGACTTCCTCATGTACAGAATCAGGTCCCTTAGCTGCTTGGCTGAGCTGAGTTTCCAATATGGCATTTCGAGCCCTCAACCTTCTCAATTCCTCAGAAGCTACATTTTGAGCATTTATCAGCTGAGATATGGTCGAGAGGCTCCCACCAACTCTTTCTATACATTCACATTCCTCTAGAGTGGTATTTGAGAATGACTGTTTGCATGTGCCCACTCTGGGATTTCCTAAGGGGACCTTGTAGAATTTGAACACTTGAGTCAGGAGAAAGCCATAGGGTAACCCATGATTTCCTCCTTTAAAATTTGCCACTTTCTACATGTGATCAATCATGATGGCAGGCAAATTAATTGGTACATACTCGTCAAGTGCTTCCATTAGGACCATGTCCGATCTTGTAGCAATGGAGCGCCTCTCAGAGTGGGGTAAAAGTACTTTATTGACCAACTTGAAGAGAAGCTGGTACTCAGGAAGCAGCTCCTTCTTATGCACATGTTCCCCTTGTTGAATAGCTTGTTCTTTCATAATGGCTCGCCGAAAGTTTACTCCACAAACACCCTTAACTTAGTTCATACCTTCACACGGGATTCTGAGAACCTTACCCAATGTTGAAGCATCTAGCACAATGTCAATTCCATTTGCTAGAGCACAGATGTGGTCCCCCTCAATAGTGAAAATAGAAGCGTAGAAAGCTTGTACTGCGTCTTTGTACACTAGAGGCATTCTTTCTTCAAACAAGTGTTCCCATTGTTGAAACTCCACAATCTCCAGAATTTGACGCATCCCTGTCATTTCCGAAATAGCTGGATCAAATGTGCGTCCCCACAACACTTTTTGAGTTCTTAGTCTCTGTTGCCAGAGACCACCGTCATTGACCATGGACCTTAATGGAACAAGTTCCTTCACAGTTTCCTCCCTTCTTTTGCTACAACCTTCATTAGACTTTCCTTTCCAGCTTGCTATCCCCACAGTATTGTCTTTAGACATAGCTAGCTCAGTCTTACTTCGTTTTGACTTGCTCCTATACTTCACAGATGACCCTTTCTGTTTCTCAATAGTTTTAGTGGCTCCCTTTTCCATGGACTGTTGAGTTGTCATAGGTTGTTGTACTGAAGAACCGGGTTCTTTGGACGCATCTTTATCTACTTGGTTTATTGTCCCACTCTTGATGAAATCCTTTGGATTCATTCTCATCCTTTTTCTTGGCTTGACACTCCTTTTACTTTTCTGAAATGAAGACTCCAAGTTATCTTGCTATAGTGACCTGGTAGTGAAGGATTTTTAGGAAGACCTTAGGATTTTAGAGGGAATGGGAGGTACAGAAGTAGGTTTGCATGGATGAGGAACGGGTTCATCAGAAGGCTTTTCTGGGAACATCTCACGAGTCAGAGACTCTAGGAGTTCTGCAGTTCTTGCATTTTCTAGATGCAAGATCTCTTCCATTTGATACTCAGAAGAGAAATAAACTTCTTCATTCGTTAGACTTTCAGGAGCTATGGCCATGATATTGTGAGCTGCTTCTTTTTTAGGTGACTCCTTGAGAGTCACTATGTCCAACATGGAGGAGTTTATATACTGGTTAGGATCATCCTCACGAGCTTCTGAAACCAGAGAAGTGAAACCTTCTGTATGTTCTTTGGAGAAGTCAAAGGATTGACTGGACATAGGGTTCTCAAAATAGCGGTAAGCAGGGTTTAGCAGAAATGGAAAGTCAGTAGGAGTGGATAAGAGACTAGAAGTGTATAGAGTAGTAGAGTGCATGAGACAGTGATGATCTGAACTTGATTTCAAGGAAGGAAATGAAATAGGGACGGTGCCAGAAGTGGTAGACTGAGACGATTATTCGATCACCATTAGATGGATACTTTCCAGACAGGTAGATTAGAGAGTGTGAGAAATGAAGAGTGAGTCCTAGCTGAATAGTGAAAGAGAAGGTTCATGACTTGTCGTAGGATGGAAGAAAAGATTTATTGGAAGAAGGTCTAATGATGAGTGAAGAAAGAAACAGAATCTGAATAATCCTAGAGACGACGGTAGGTTTGTGGGGAAGTGGTGCCGTACAGAGGAGGTGAAAGGATTTGATGGACAAGACATGATGCACAGACCTTGAAAAATTTGGTGATGTGCCAGCTGAATTACAGGACAATTATTACACAATTTTTGTTAGAGAGAGCATGCAAAAATTAACCTCATTACTACTAACTTGAGATACGAAAACCTGATGCCGGAGCAATCTTTTTGAACAAGATTTCAACAGCTCCCTTTTTTTGCAGCTTATAACGTACTTTTAGCTTTAGCTTCTATGCCTCTCCAAGTTCTATggtcaggatctccttatcatttaCAAGACTGTAATAAGCATCAATTAAAATATTGGATAAAAACCTTAATTTTTTAGatgagtaggatttcagatttctctgaacatccctgaagtttacctcatcatcttcatcttcttcatcatcatcatatgACTGAGCCATCAACGCGAACAGTGAATAGTActttgttgcttcagtttccactgTTATCATGGAACTATTTTCTACATATGATTCCCTTTAGGATTCACTTGAGGAATCTCCTCACGCGGCAATAGCTTGCCTAACAATATTGTCTGCAGTATTTttttaattgaatattttttcTGAAACCGGGTTCCTTTTTCCTACTTTGTCAGGATTTTGCTTGTACTGCTCCTATTTCGCGagtgggcagtctttgatgaaatgccccgGCTTTCCACATCTGTGAGAGAGATCGTTGTTCCTTattttacttgaactgccccaCTTTGGTATACCACCGTTTCTTCTAACcattttttgaaatctcttagtaagataggccatgtcactatcttcatcacttTAATCACTCctttcagctttgagtaccaggttctttccTTCTTAGGCTCCCTTCATTCATTGTCCTTCTTTCTCTTCATTTCGTACATTTTTagattaccaatcaactcatccatggtcAGCGTCTGTAGATCTTTAGCTTGCGTGAtgacatttaccttactttcccaagacccaggtagaacactgagaatTTTTCTTACAAGTTTGTTTCTGGGAATGACATCTCCAAGcgaatgaagctcatttatgatggaggtgaatctggtATGCATGTCTTGTATggattcatcatccttcatcctgaacAGCTCATATTCTGTGGTGAGCATGTCAATTTTGGATTGCTGGACCTGGGTGGTTCCTTCTTGAGCAGTTTGCAATGCCTCCCATATTTTTTTGGCAGTTTCACAAGCTGAGACATCtattgtactcatcaggtcctatacCACACATTAAGATCTTCTTGGCATGGTAGTTCTTTTCTACAGCTTTTCTGCCAATGTCATTGTACTCTCTTCTTCCTTTAGGCACCAGTTGCTCTATTTCTTCAATCTTTTTCAtgggaacatgtggaccatcacatATGATGTACCATAGCTCTGAATCTTCTGCCATAATGAAATCATGCATCCTGGTCCTGATTGTGTTCCTTAACTGTATGGTCACTTTTTTCTGCTATGTTCCGGCTGTGCACTTGACCGGTGCTTTTGTTAGAGAATCCCAAGGGAGCAGGTTCCTGATGTGTTTCTCTTTATATTGATTGCGTACAGCCACTGACTTGGTCTGTTGTCGGAGATGTCTAAAGGACCAACACATCGGGTCCTTGTTGTGTTCCTCGTTGTATTCCTGCCTAAGGTAGCCTTTGAACAGTTTACATGAACTGTGTATCCTGTGGGACAAGATTtt
Proteins encoded in this window:
- the LOC138873395 gene encoding uncharacterized protein, yielding MSTIDVSACETAKKIWEALQTAQEGTTQVQQSKIDMLTTEYELFRMKDDESIQDMHTRFTSIINELHSLGDVIPRNKLVRKILSVLPGSWESKVNVITQAKDLQTLTMDELIGNLKMYEMKRKKDNE